From Chryseobacterium gallinarum, one genomic window encodes:
- a CDS encoding relaxase/mobilization nuclease domain-containing protein: MIAKCKAIAHGKTALEYIFRETKLKNKLLIQNLCGDTAKRIYEEMNLVSRFNSRCRNKFLRMEIGIAPKDEAGMNWKKLQGIACEFIQAMKLQEHQVVAVTHKDTDNLHIHIIANRMSMNGAVYDTTFVSNKAARVAEELSRKHGLTIAMRYGQKNAIKSESQSDTGGEQGETAHNGLWTVGKVCEWGLNGYASFRYDLRRQGVIVEQMTNKKGSIYGLKFHFEGQTFKASEIGREFGYNSLLKQFGLSYAAPYHSSVPIYQPKSPLQEKRQPTPSPEPSLVESVVDVVAEGIASGVGGVLDFQVHGENYAETAFQRRLRRSQQEKETGTKDVGNKFSLLKEENHERTLTFAHKSISLQVIIVSVLWLFKTVYLKALRSFLNRYLSIHY, translated from the coding sequence ATGATAGCTAAGTGCAAAGCCATAGCGCACGGTAAGACGGCGTTGGAGTATATCTTCCGAGAAACGAAACTCAAGAATAAGCTCTTAATCCAGAACCTTTGTGGAGATACGGCAAAGAGAATATACGAAGAGATGAACCTTGTCAGTCGGTTCAACAGTCGTTGTCGCAACAAGTTCCTGCGGATGGAAATCGGTATCGCTCCGAAAGATGAAGCAGGGATGAATTGGAAGAAGCTCCAAGGGATAGCCTGTGAATTTATCCAAGCGATGAAATTGCAGGAGCATCAGGTGGTAGCCGTTACGCATAAGGATACCGACAATCTGCACATTCATATCATTGCCAATCGGATGAGTATGAACGGGGCGGTTTATGATACGACCTTTGTAAGTAACAAGGCAGCACGAGTGGCAGAAGAGCTGAGTCGCAAACACGGTCTGACGATTGCCATGAGATACGGGCAGAAAAACGCTATCAAAAGCGAGAGCCAATCAGACACGGGAGGCGAGCAGGGAGAAACTGCGCACAATGGCTTATGGACTGTTGGGAAAGTATGCGAATGGGGACTGAATGGCTACGCATCCTTTCGATATGATTTGAGACGACAAGGTGTAATCGTGGAACAGATGACGAACAAGAAAGGTAGCATCTATGGACTGAAGTTTCATTTTGAGGGGCAGACTTTCAAGGCTTCGGAAATAGGACGAGAGTTTGGATATAACTCGCTGCTGAAACAATTCGGGCTGTCCTATGCTGCTCCCTATCACTCTTCTGTTCCAATTTATCAGCCGAAAAGCCCTTTACAAGAAAAGCGACAGCCAACACCAAGTCCTGAACCAAGCCTTGTTGAGAGCGTAGTGGATGTTGTTGCCGAAGGGATTGCATCGGGTGTTGGCGGTGTACTGGACTTCCAAGTCCATGGAGAGAATTATGCCGAAACCGCCTTTCAGCGGAGACTGCGCCGAAGCCAACAAGAGAAAGAAACGGGGACGAAGGATGTAGGGAACAAATTCTCTCTTCTCAAAGAAGAAAATCACGAAAGAACGCTCACTTTTGCTCACAAATCAATATCTTTGCAAGTGATAATAGTGAGCGTTCTTTGGCTATTCAAAACAGTGTACCTCAAAGCACTCCGCTCATTTCTTAATCGTTACCTATCTATTCACTACTAA
- a CDS encoding plasmid mobilization protein, with product MRCSEEEKTRIQKRAERTGKNLEFCREALLTGEIVAVPQLGEHEREAIRSCNGSATSSVIFPT from the coding sequence ATACGTTGCTCCGAAGAGGAGAAAACGAGGATACAAAAGCGAGCGGAACGGACGGGCAAGAATCTCGAGTTCTGTCGGGAGGCGTTGCTTACGGGGGAGATTGTTGCCGTTCCTCAATTGGGAGAACACGAACGGGAAGCTATTCGGTCTTGCAACGGGTCAGCTACTTCTTCAGTCATATTTCCAACTTGA
- a CDS encoding toprim domain-containing protein — MPISTRKVSIPFKLSFDNDQAGRQALHSLQSAGINVEDMSRHYSRYKDLNEYHVAQSLSTAEKANWQSKDY; from the coding sequence TTGCCTATCTCCACGAGAAAGGTATCGATTCCGTTCAAGCTTTCCTTCGATAACGACCAAGCTGGACGACAAGCCCTACATTCTTTACAATCGGCAGGTATCAACGTGGAGGATATGAGCCGACACTATTCCCGATACAAAGACCTCAATGAGTACCACGTTGCTCAATCACTCTCAACAGCAGAAAAAGCTAATTGGCAATCCAAAGATTACTAA
- a CDS encoding toprim domain-containing protein, which translates to MPNRAGGYELRDDKTFKGTIAPKDISLIAGEANNAPHCIFEGFMDFPFPSHDERKRNCSCLVLNSVSNLPRAIAYLHEKGIDSVQAFLR; encoded by the coding sequence TTGCCCAATCGTGCAGGAGGATATGAACTCCGAGACGACAAGACATTCAAGGGAACGATAGCTCCAAAGGATATTTCTCTGATTGCAGGAGAAGCGAACAATGCTCCTCACTGCATCTTTGAGGGCTTTATGGATTTTCCTTTCCCTTCTCACGATGAAAGGAAAAGAAACTGCTCCTGCCTTGTACTGAACTCTGTCAGCAATCTCCCACGAGCCATTGCCTATCTCCACGAGAAAGGTATCGATTCCGTTCAAGCTTTCCTTCGATAA
- a CDS encoding virulence-associated E family protein translates to MKKEEKDNLSKNTQIEEFLSARYEFRYNTVLHRAEYRPRGTDDYTAVDRYRINTLKRALDKEADVQTSPENLYSIIESDFSPRVNPVQTYFQALPLTKGNAEAITALADCVSVTNPEKWKEYLTKWLVAVVANAMDDKQCRNHTCLVLTGEQGKFKTTFLDLLCPPSLSDYRYTGKIYPQEKDVLSLIGQNLIINIDDQLKALNKRDENELKNLITCPQVKYRMPYEKHIEERPHLASFVASVNGNDFLTDPTGSRRFLPFEVLAIENRPSQEHSDGCRLQRSQDTVE, encoded by the coding sequence ATGAAAAAAGAAGAGAAGGACAACCTCTCCAAGAACACGCAAATAGAAGAGTTCCTTTCGGCTCGTTACGAGTTTCGGTACAATACCGTATTGCACCGAGCGGAGTACCGTCCACGAGGAACGGACGATTATACAGCCGTAGACCGCTACCGTATCAATACCCTCAAACGAGCTTTAGATAAGGAAGCCGATGTACAGACCTCGCCCGAGAACCTGTACAGCATCATCGAAAGCGATTTCTCCCCACGTGTTAATCCTGTACAAACCTATTTCCAAGCCTTACCACTGACGAAAGGAAATGCGGAAGCTATCACCGCCCTTGCCGACTGCGTGAGTGTAACCAATCCCGAGAAGTGGAAAGAATACCTCACCAAGTGGCTGGTTGCGGTGGTCGCCAACGCAATGGACGACAAGCAATGTCGTAACCATACCTGCCTTGTGCTGACAGGTGAGCAGGGAAAATTCAAAACCACGTTCCTTGACCTGCTCTGCCCTCCGTCTCTCTCCGATTACCGCTATACGGGGAAGATATATCCACAGGAGAAGGACGTGCTGAGTCTTATCGGGCAAAACCTTATCATCAATATTGACGACCAACTCAAAGCCCTCAATAAACGGGACGAGAACGAACTGAAGAATCTCATTACCTGTCCGCAGGTGAAGTACCGTATGCCTTACGAGAAGCATATCGAGGAGCGACCCCACTTGGCAAGTTTCGTGGCTTCGGTCAATGGCAACGACTTCCTCACCGACCCGACAGGGAGCAGACGCTTCCTCCCTTTTGAGGTGCTGGCGATAGAGAATAGACCGAGCCAAGAGCATTCCGATGGATGCCGTTTACAGCGAAGCCAAGACACGGTTGAATGA
- a CDS encoding helix-turn-helix domain-containing protein: MREQFGTKPEVPDLLHNGDVCRILNISKRTLQHYRDTSVLPFIQIGHKCYYKREDVEALLEKSNRKIQ, from the coding sequence ATGCGAGAACAATTCGGAACGAAGCCCGAAGTCCCCGACCTGTTGCACAACGGGGACGTGTGCCGAATACTGAACATCAGCAAGCGAACGCTCCAACACTATCGGGACACGTCCGTGCTGCCCTTTATCCAAATCGGGCATAAATGCTATTACAAACGTGAGGATGTGGAAGCACTCCTCGAAAAGTCGAACCGAAAGATACAATGA
- a CDS encoding helix-turn-helix domain-containing protein: protein MEHEIVNKETPEMKELISGIREVSKRIREIAQTHRPLFGGEIYLTGREVCERLFVSPRTLQDYRDKGIIPYTQIAGKILYKLSDINRLLQENYRR from the coding sequence ATGGAACACGAAATCGTAAACAAAGAAACACCCGAGATGAAAGAACTCATCTCAGGCATTAGGGAAGTAAGTAAACGTATTCGGGAAATTGCCCAAACGCACCGTCCGCTCTTCGGGGGAGAAATCTACCTCACGGGGCGAGAGGTCTGCGAACGCCTTTTCGTCAGTCCTCGCACCTTGCAAGACTATCGGGACAAGGGCATTATTCCCTACACGCAGATTGCAGGGAAAATACTCTACAAACTTTCCGACATCAACCGACTGCTGCAAGAGAATTATAGGAGATAG
- a CDS encoding type 1 glutamine amidotransferase family protein gives MMKQKVLFILLNEYTDWEGAFLSTALHVGVIPGGEIKYEVHTVAPTSDAVRSIGGFRTLPDYSFENMPKDYAALVLIGGNRWTSPEAKLVIPLVQKTLDKGKIVGAICNGASFLCSHGFLNNVKHTGNGLDQLKKWGGSGYTNAENYVEAQAVSDKNIVTANGVGHLEFTREMLLLLKANNPEQIEAWYDFYKNGFVR, from the coding sequence ATGATGAAACAGAAAGTCTTATTTATCTTATTGAATGAATATACCGATTGGGAGGGAGCTTTTCTCTCCACGGCTCTTCACGTGGGTGTGATACCGGGCGGTGAAATAAAATACGAAGTGCATACCGTTGCACCGACATCGGACGCTGTCCGTTCAATTGGAGGTTTCAGAACTTTACCCGATTATTCTTTCGAGAATATGCCGAAAGATTATGCCGCCTTAGTGCTTATCGGTGGCAACCGTTGGACCTCGCCCGAAGCGAAACTTGTCATACCTTTGGTACAGAAGACTTTGGATAAAGGTAAAATTGTCGGGGCAATATGCAATGGTGCTTCATTCCTATGTTCACATGGTTTCTTGAACAACGTAAAACACACAGGCAACGGTCTCGACCAACTCAAAAAATGGGGCGGTTCCGGTTACACTAATGCGGAGAATTATGTGGAAGCACAAGCCGTTAGTGACAAGAATATTGTTACGGCAAATGGTGTAGGGCATTTGGAATTCACTCGTGAGATGCTTCTATTGCTGAAAGCCAACAATCCCGAGCAGATAGAGGCTTGGTACGATTTCTATAAAAATGGTTTCGTGAGATAA
- a CDS encoding site-specific integrase: MRSTFKILFYINKNKTKADGTTAILCRITIDGANVVITTGESINPHDWSVKRGETMDKKTNQRLQTFREEIEQGYNTLLYKYGAVSAELLKNYLQGIGRNPTTLLALSTEELNAQRESKSEGTYSNNRYSDRQLNAFVRSRSEEDILLTALTIDFFDDYRFHLKKKGYAPATINKHLCWLSRLMYRAVSQGTIRFNPFEEVKYEAVERKPRFLSKGEVAKLLAFPLQEEGAELSRRMFLFSVFTGLAFADLQSLRASQIETNSEGKRYIRKARQKTEVESLIPLHPIAEQILALYTKEKSKGDYKVFPDTISKGKLSTYLKTIGLACGIRTPLTWHMARHSFGTLTLEAGIPMESIAKMMGHSSIASTQIYAQITDSKISKDMEKLTQKRRG, translated from the coding sequence ATGCGCAGTACATTCAAAATCCTATTCTATATCAATAAAAACAAGACCAAAGCAGACGGCACAACGGCAATCCTTTGTCGTATCACCATTGACGGAGCGAACGTAGTGATAACCACAGGCGAAAGCATCAACCCCCACGATTGGAGCGTGAAGCGAGGGGAAACAATGGACAAGAAGACCAACCAACGCCTACAAACCTTTCGGGAGGAAATCGAACAGGGTTACAATACTTTGCTCTACAAATATGGAGCAGTGAGTGCCGAGCTTCTGAAGAACTACTTACAAGGCATCGGACGGAATCCAACGACACTTCTTGCCCTTAGTACAGAGGAACTCAATGCCCAAAGAGAAAGCAAGAGTGAGGGGACGTATAGCAACAATCGGTATTCCGACAGACAACTCAATGCCTTTGTGCGAAGTCGTAGCGAGGAGGATATTCTCCTAACGGCTCTTACGATAGACTTCTTTGATGATTACCGCTTCCATTTGAAGAAGAAGGGCTACGCTCCTGCAACGATAAACAAGCATCTCTGTTGGTTGAGTCGGTTGATGTACCGAGCTGTCAGCCAAGGGACAATACGCTTCAATCCGTTTGAAGAGGTGAAGTATGAAGCCGTGGAGCGCAAACCTCGTTTCCTGAGCAAGGGCGAGGTGGCAAAGCTCTTGGCATTCCCGTTGCAGGAGGAAGGGGCGGAACTGAGCCGAAGAATGTTTCTTTTCTCTGTCTTTACGGGGTTGGCATTCGCCGACTTGCAGAGCCTCCGAGCTTCGCAAATCGAAACGAACAGCGAGGGGAAGCGATATATCCGCAAGGCAAGACAGAAAACGGAGGTAGAGAGTTTGATACCCCTGCATCCGATAGCGGAGCAGATACTCGCCCTTTACACGAAAGAGAAGAGCAAGGGGGATTACAAGGTATTTCCCGATACGATAAGTAAAGGCAAATTATCCACTTACCTCAAAACGATTGGTTTGGCTTGTGGTATTCGCACTCCGCTAACTTGGCACATGGCACGACATAGCTTCGGCACACTGACTTTAGAGGCAGGTATTCCGATGGAGAGCATTGCCAAAATGATGGGGCATTCCTCTATTGCCAGCACGCAAATCTACGCTCAAATCACGGACAGCAAGATTTCAAAGGATATGGAGAAACTCACACAAAAAAGGAGAGGTTAA
- a CDS encoding site-specific integrase, whose amino-acid sequence MQREKFKVLLYLKKSGLDKSGQAPIMGRITYGRTMAQFSCKLSCDPDLWNARESRLNGKSREAVATNGKLERLLLSVQSAYRVLCERGAVFTATDIKEQFQGSMQTQITFLERYDRMVKEMEQKVGIEIKATTLNSYYTTRKHLQAFIREKYHTTDISFGQIEEDFLECLQHYSVGKLGHSQGYYRKMALAVKKVCRLAYREGLTERQLFAHVEIERGENKQPRALDRASLDKLQNLTFEPYEVELETARNLFLFSCFTGVPYCDMVILSREHLFTDDEGALWLKFRRQKTNTLCRVKLLPEAVHLIGRYQSDERTTLFAPIAYSAYLVQLKALQLRAGISIPLSAHVGRHTFATLITLERGVPIETVSRMLGHSNIQTTERYAHVTPKKLFDEFDRFLSFTEDLTLTL is encoded by the coding sequence ATGCAAAGAGAAAAATTCAAGGTGTTGCTCTACCTGAAAAAGAGCGGATTGGACAAGTCGGGGCAAGCTCCAATCATGGGGCGGATAACGTACGGGCGAACCATGGCGCAGTTCAGTTGTAAGCTATCGTGCGACCCCGATTTGTGGAATGCTCGTGAGAGCAGACTGAACGGCAAGAGCCGTGAAGCGGTGGCAACGAACGGCAAGTTGGAACGCTTGCTTCTCTCGGTACAGTCGGCTTATCGAGTGCTTTGTGAGCGAGGTGCTGTCTTTACAGCGACAGACATCAAGGAGCAGTTCCAAGGGAGCATGCAAACTCAAATAACCTTTTTGGAGCGATACGACCGAATGGTCAAGGAGATGGAGCAAAAGGTGGGTATAGAAATAAAGGCGACGACTTTAAACAGTTACTACACTACTCGTAAGCATCTGCAAGCCTTTATCCGAGAGAAGTATCACACGACAGATATTTCTTTCGGACAGATAGAGGAAGACTTTTTGGAATGCTTGCAACACTATTCTGTCGGAAAGCTGGGGCATTCGCAAGGTTATTATCGTAAGATGGCTTTAGCGGTGAAGAAAGTCTGCCGTTTGGCGTATCGTGAAGGACTAACCGAACGACAACTATTCGCCCACGTGGAGATAGAACGAGGAGAGAATAAACAACCTCGTGCATTGGACAGAGCTTCATTGGATAAGTTGCAGAACCTGACTTTTGAGCCATATGAAGTGGAGTTGGAAACCGCTCGCAATCTCTTTCTCTTTTCTTGCTTTACGGGTGTTCCTTACTGCGATATGGTCATCCTTAGTCGGGAACATCTCTTTACGGATGATGAGGGGGCGTTGTGGTTGAAGTTCCGCAGACAAAAGACCAATACCCTTTGTCGTGTGAAGCTCTTGCCTGAAGCGGTGCATTTGATAGGGCGGTATCAATCTGACGAACGAACTACGCTCTTTGCACCCATTGCTTATTCGGCTTATCTCGTCCAACTCAAAGCTCTGCAACTTCGAGCAGGTATATCTATTCCTCTTTCGGCACACGTTGGTCGCCATACTTTTGCGACCTTGATTACTTTGGAACGTGGCGTTCCCATTGAAACGGTGAGCCGAATGCTGGGGCACAGCAACATACAAACGACTGAGCGATACGCCCATGTTACCCCGAAAAAGCTCTTCGATGAGTTTGATCGATTTCTCTCTTTCACTGAAGACTTAACCTTAACCTTGTAG
- the lpdA gene encoding dihydrolipoyl dehydrogenase, producing MNYDIIVIGSGPGGYVTAIRAAQLGFKTAIIEKENLGGICLNWGCIPTKALLKSAQVFHYINHAEDYGLNKVEASFEFPNVIQRSRGVASKMSKGIEFLMKKNKIDVILGTATVQKGKKVSVTDKDGKVTEYSGNHIIIATGARSRELPNLPQDGKKVIGYRQALSLPEQPKSMIVVGSGAIGVEFADFYNTMGTKVTIVEFMPNIVPVEDEEISKHLEKSLKKSGIEIMTNASVESVDTSGEGVKATVKTTNGNITLEADILLSAVGIAANIENIGLEEVGIQTDKGRVLVNEWYETSVPGYYAIGDIIPTQALAHVASAEGITCVEKIKGMHVEKIDYGNIPGCTYCHPEVASVGLTEKQAKEKGYEIKVGKFPLSASGKATANGNTDGFIKVIFDAKYGEWLGCHMIGEGVTDMVAEAVVARKLETTGHEIIKSIHPHPTVSEAIMEAAAAAYGEVIHI from the coding sequence ATGAATTACGATATTATTGTCATTGGAAGTGGTCCTGGTGGATATGTTACTGCGATCAGAGCAGCACAATTGGGTTTCAAAACCGCAATTATCGAAAAAGAAAACTTAGGAGGAATCTGTCTGAACTGGGGATGTATTCCAACAAAAGCTTTGTTGAAATCTGCTCAGGTTTTTCATTATATCAACCATGCTGAAGATTATGGTTTGAATAAGGTGGAAGCAAGTTTTGAGTTCCCGAACGTTATTCAGAGAAGCCGTGGGGTTGCCAGCAAAATGAGCAAAGGGATCGAGTTCTTAATGAAAAAGAATAAAATTGACGTAATTCTGGGTACTGCAACAGTACAGAAAGGTAAAAAGGTTTCTGTTACTGATAAAGATGGTAAAGTAACTGAATATTCAGGAAACCATATTATCATCGCTACAGGAGCGCGTTCAAGAGAATTACCCAACCTACCACAGGATGGTAAAAAAGTAATCGGATACAGACAGGCACTTTCTCTTCCTGAGCAGCCGAAATCTATGATTGTTGTGGGTTCAGGAGCGATTGGAGTAGAATTTGCCGATTTCTATAATACAATGGGAACAAAAGTAACGATTGTAGAATTTATGCCAAATATTGTTCCTGTAGAAGATGAAGAAATTTCTAAGCATTTAGAAAAATCCCTGAAAAAATCAGGAATCGAAATTATGACCAATGCTTCAGTAGAAAGTGTTGATACAAGCGGGGAAGGCGTAAAAGCTACCGTAAAAACAACGAACGGAAACATTACGCTTGAAGCTGATATCCTGTTATCTGCTGTAGGTATTGCTGCCAATATCGAAAACATTGGTTTGGAAGAAGTAGGAATCCAGACAGACAAAGGAAGAGTATTGGTCAACGAGTGGTATGAAACTTCTGTACCGGGTTACTATGCAATCGGTGATATCATCCCGACTCAGGCCTTGGCTCACGTTGCTTCTGCAGAAGGAATCACTTGTGTTGAGAAAATCAAAGGAATGCACGTAGAAAAAATCGACTATGGTAATATCCCTGGATGTACATATTGCCACCCTGAAGTAGCATCTGTAGGTCTTACCGAAAAACAAGCTAAGGAAAAAGGATACGAAATCAAAGTTGGTAAATTCCCTCTTTCTGCAAGTGGAAAAGCTACGGCAAACGGAAATACAGATGGATTCATCAAAGTAATCTTTGATGCTAAATATGGAGAGTGGTTAGGATGCCACATGATTGGTGAAGGCGTAACGGATATGGTGGCTGAAGCTGTTGTAGCAAGAAAGCTGGAAACTACAGGCCACGAGATCATTAAGTCTATCCACCCGCACCCAACCGTTTCTGAAGCTATTATGGAAGCTGCTGCCGCTGCTTACGGTGAGGTAATTCACATTTAA
- a CDS encoding alpha-L-fucosidase codes for MPVRQNSKKLFFLPLLISSALFSQAHNVSDGYQKPEDPLVIRNLEEWQDLKFGLFMHWGTYSQWGIVESWSLCPEDESWTRRNPEHGKSYYEYVKNYENLQSTFNPTQFDPQKWADAVKKAGMKYVVFTTKHHDGFAMFNTRESDYKITSSKTPFSKNPKADVTKEIFNTFRKEGFKIGAYFSKPDWHSDEYWWSYFPPKDRNVNYDPTKYPEKWERFKKFTFNQLNEITSNYGKIDILWLDGGWVRPFRTIDPKVEWQRTIKVEQDIDMDKIGNMARKNQPGIIIVDRTVPGKWENYVTPEQAVPEHALSIPWESCITMGDSFSYVPNDHYKSSQKIIETLIKIISRGGNYLMNIAPGPGGDFDAIVYNRLKEISGWMEINQSAVFATRTLPPYHEGDFYYTQSKDGNTLNIFHLDEKAEYQAPADLSFLLPEKWTPKSLTILGVSSKVQWERKGNRIYVKLPEERAALKYATVIRIRR; via the coding sequence ATGCCTGTAAGACAAAACTCCAAAAAACTGTTCTTTTTACCGCTTTTGATAAGCTCTGCTCTGTTTTCTCAGGCACATAATGTATCGGACGGATATCAGAAACCGGAAGATCCTCTTGTTATCAGAAATCTGGAAGAATGGCAGGACCTGAAGTTCGGACTGTTTATGCATTGGGGAACCTATAGCCAATGGGGGATTGTTGAAAGCTGGAGCCTCTGCCCGGAAGATGAATCGTGGACCCGGAGAAATCCTGAACACGGAAAGTCGTATTATGAATATGTGAAAAATTATGAAAATCTTCAGAGCACTTTCAATCCGACTCAGTTTGATCCCCAGAAATGGGCAGACGCCGTAAAGAAGGCCGGAATGAAATATGTGGTTTTTACAACAAAGCATCATGATGGTTTTGCGATGTTTAATACCAGGGAGTCGGATTATAAAATAACCTCATCCAAAACACCGTTCTCAAAAAATCCTAAAGCGGATGTCACCAAAGAGATTTTCAATACTTTCAGGAAAGAAGGTTTTAAAATTGGAGCATATTTTTCAAAACCCGATTGGCATTCCGATGAATACTGGTGGTCTTATTTTCCTCCCAAAGACAGAAACGTGAATTACGATCCCACAAAGTATCCTGAAAAATGGGAACGCTTTAAAAAGTTTACGTTCAATCAGCTGAATGAAATTACATCCAATTATGGTAAAATAGATATTCTCTGGCTGGACGGAGGATGGGTCCGTCCTTTCCGTACCATTGATCCGAAAGTAGAATGGCAGCGCACCATCAAGGTAGAACAGGATATTGATATGGACAAAATCGGGAATATGGCCCGTAAGAATCAGCCGGGAATTATTATTGTGGACCGTACCGTTCCCGGGAAATGGGAAAATTATGTCACACCTGAGCAGGCCGTTCCCGAACATGCACTTTCTATCCCATGGGAAAGCTGTATTACGATGGGAGATTCCTTTTCTTATGTTCCCAATGACCATTATAAATCGTCTCAGAAAATTATAGAAACCCTTATTAAAATTATTTCAAGAGGGGGAAATTATCTGATGAATATAGCTCCCGGACCCGGCGGGGATTTTGATGCCATTGTCTATAACCGGTTGAAAGAAATCTCCGGTTGGATGGAGATTAATCAATCTGCTGTTTTTGCAACAAGGACTTTGCCTCCTTATCATGAAGGTGATTTTTATTATACCCAAAGTAAAGACGGTAATACACTCAATATATTCCATCTGGATGAAAAAGCGGAATATCAGGCACCGGCGGATCTTTCCTTTTTACTCCCCGAAAAATGGACACCAAAGTCATTAACAATTCTGGGAGTTTCATCCAAAGTTCAATGGGAAAGAAAAGGAAACAGGATCTATGTGAAGCTTCCGGAAGAGAGAGCAGCACTAAAATATGCCACAGTGATCCGGATCAGACGGTAA
- a CDS encoding DUF1731 domain-containing protein, translating into MMTLRKKLQIPFGLNARVWQLEIASLFLNTETELLLKSRHVYPEKLLQSGFLFSYPDLESAMENLLKS; encoded by the coding sequence ATGATGACACTCAGGAAAAAGTTACAAATTCCGTTTGGACTGAATGCTCGGGTATGGCAGCTGGAAATAGCTTCTCTGTTTTTGAACACGGAAACCGAATTATTACTGAAAAGCCGTCACGTTTATCCTGAAAAACTTCTGCAAAGCGGATTCCTGTTTTCTTATCCCGATCTGGAATCTGCGATGGAAAACCTGCTGAAATCATAA
- a CDS encoding NAD-dependent epimerase/dehydratase family protein: MKIIIAGGTGFLGENLEKYFTEKGNQVYILSRNPKRHNEICWNAKTTGKWVDILENADVLINLTGKSVDCRYHEKNKQEIYSSRIDSTQILQEAVNRCLHKPRIWLNASSATIYVHSEKHLNTEANGIIGDDFSMNICKSWEEAFFTTKHSEVRKVALRTSIVFGNNGGALPKLKMITKIGLGGKQGRGNQMVSWIPY, translated from the coding sequence ATGAAAATAATCATAGCAGGCGGTACAGGCTTCCTTGGTGAAAATCTGGAAAAATATTTTACAGAAAAAGGAAATCAGGTATATATCCTCAGCCGGAACCCTAAACGTCATAACGAAATCTGTTGGAATGCAAAAACAACAGGAAAGTGGGTAGATATTCTTGAAAATGCAGATGTTTTGATCAACCTTACCGGGAAATCTGTCGATTGCAGGTATCATGAGAAAAACAAACAGGAAATCTATTCTTCAAGAATAGACAGTACCCAGATATTGCAGGAAGCTGTTAACCGTTGTCTGCATAAACCAAGAATCTGGCTGAATGCCAGTTCGGCAACAATTTATGTGCATTCCGAAAAACATTTGAATACAGAAGCAAACGGCATTATAGGAGATGATTTTTCAATGAATATCTGTAAGAGTTGGGAAGAAGCTTTTTTTACAACAAAACACAGCGAAGTAAGAAAAGTGGCATTAAGAACTTCCATTGTGTTCGGTAATAACGGTGGAGCCCTTCCCAAGCTGAAAATGATTACTAAAATCGGTCTGGGAGGAAAGCAGGGACGGGGAAATCAGATGGTAAGCTGGATTCCATATTGA
- a CDS encoding GbsR/MarR family transcriptional regulator produces the protein MQLSEAKEKYIQTWGTFATNWGINRTMAQVHALLLASGKPLSTDEVMDELEISRGNANMNLRALIDWGIVRKEFIKGDRKEYFVAEKDVWYLFKQITKERRKREIEPVISFLEELKDIEDKDSEEAKEFIKLMNDFSSVTGKINNIMDLAIKSDDHWLVGKITNLLK, from the coding sequence ATGCAGCTTTCAGAGGCAAAAGAAAAATACATTCAGACCTGGGGTACTTTTGCGACCAATTGGGGAATCAACCGTACAATGGCACAGGTACATGCATTGCTTTTGGCAAGCGGTAAGCCTTTATCTACTGACGAAGTAATGGATGAGCTGGAAATTTCAAGAGGAAATGCCAATATGAATCTTCGTGCTTTAATCGATTGGGGTATTGTAAGAAAAGAATTTATAAAAGGGGACCGGAAAGAATATTTTGTAGCTGAAAAAGATGTGTGGTACCTCTTTAAACAGATTACCAAAGAACGAAGAAAGAGAGAGATAGAACCGGTAATTTCCTTCTTGGAAGAATTAAAAGATATTGAAGACAAAGATTCAGAGGAAGCAAAAGAGTTTATCAAATTGATGAACGATTTTAGTTCTGTAACCGGAAAGATCAATAATATTATGGATCTTGCAATCAAAAGTGATGATCACTGGCTGGTAGGGAAAATTACCAATTTATTAAAATAG